In a genomic window of Sarcophilus harrisii chromosome 4, mSarHar1.11, whole genome shotgun sequence:
- the LOC116423518 gene encoding zinc finger protein 260-like: MGPGSLRPPLQEVVIFKDVAVDFTQEEWGLLDPSQKELYKEVMLENAQNLVSLGLPVPREDVISYFEERETQWMLDQEGLRSCPSGEIRLQLKKNIVKLSPSLDETDKQTFMNDGPCDFTWGEICATHERIPTGEKPYECNECGKAFRVKNYCIAHQRIHTREKCYECNQCGKTFTLKNKLIKHQKVHTGEKSYKCNHCGKTFTLKNKLIKHQKVHTGEKPYEGNQCEKTFALKNKLIKHQKIHTGDKTYKCNQCGKAFTQRAHLFVHQRIHTGENSHECKQCGKTFTRRTGFILHQRIHTGEKPYECNQCGKAFTQRAHLVKHQRIHTGEKHYECNQCGKAFTLKNKLIKHQKIHTGEKSYKCNQCGKAFTRKTGFIRHQRIHTGEKPYECNQCGKNFSQKSNLVQHQRIHTGKKPYKCNQCEKAFIWKNKLIAHQRIHTGEKPYECIVCGKAFTWKNKLNKHQRIHTGEKPYECNECRKAFTQRAHLIKHQRIHTGENSHECNQCEKSFRVKKDLIAHQRIHSGENPYECKQCGKAFTRKTGFIRHQRIHTGERPYECNQCGKTFTWKTGFIRHQRIHSGEKPYECNQCGMAFKWKTGFIQHQRIHTGEKPYECNQCGKTFTQKGHLIVHQRIHTAENSYECNQCGKSFRVRNYLIAHQRIHNQEKPYECNQCRKTFAQKCNLVQHQRIHNGEKPYECNQCEKAFRLKRDFIGHQRFHTGEKF; encoded by the exons GAGGTTGTGATATTCAAGGATGTGGCTGTGGACTTCACCCAGGAGGAGTGGGGCCTGTTGGACCCCTCTCAGAAGGAGCTGTATAAGGAGGTCATGTTGGAGAATGCTCAAAACCTGGTCTCCCTAG GCCTTCCAGTTCCCAGAGAAGATGTGATTTCTTATTTTGAGGAAAGAGAAACACAATGGATGCTGGACCAAGAAGGTCTGAGGAGTTGCCCTTCAG gagaGATCAGACTccaattgaagaaaaatattgtaaaactCAGCCCTTCTTTAGATGAAACTGACAAGCAAACATTCATGAATGATGGTCCCTGTGATTTCACTTGGGGAGAAATCTGTGCTACACATGAGAGAATCcccactggagaaaaaccttatgaatgtaatgaatgtggaaaggcttttagagtGAAAAATTATTGTATtgcacatcagagaattcatactagagaaaaatgttatgaatgtaatcaatgtggaaagacttttacatTAAAGAATAAACTTATTAAACATCAGAAagtccacactggagagaagtcttataaatgtaatcattgtggaaagacttttacattgaaaaataaacttattaaacATCAGAAagtccacactggagagaagccttatgaaggTAATCAATGTGAAAAGACTTTTGCATTGAAGAATAAACTTATTaaacatcagaaaatccacactggagataaaacttataaatgtaatcaatgtggaaaggcatTTACACAGAGGGCTCATCTttttgtacatcagagaatccacactggagagaactCCCATGAATGTAaacaatgtggaaagacttttacacGAAGGACGGGTTTTAttctacatcagagaatccacactggagagaaaccttatgaatgtaatcaatgtggaaaggcttttacacagAGAGCTCATCTTgttaaacatcagagaattcacactggagagaaacattatgaatgtaatcaatgtggaaaagcttttacatTGAAGAATAAACTTATTaaacatcagaaaatccacactggagagaaatcttataaatgtaatcaatgtggaaaggcttttacacgGAAGACTGGTTTTATTCGGCaccagagaatccatactggagagaaaccttatgaatgtaaccaatgtggaaagaatTTTTCACAGAAAAGTAATCTTgttcaacatcagagaatccacactggaaagaaaccttataaatgtaatcaatgtgaaAAGGCttttatttggaagaataaacttattgcacatcagagaatccatacaggagagaaaccttatgaatgtattgtatgtggaaaagcttttacatGGAAGAATAAACTTAATAAAcaccagagaatccacactggagagaaaccttacgaATGTAATGAATGTAGAAAGGCTTTTACACAGAGAGCTCATCTtattaaacatcagagaatccacactggagagaactcccatgaatgtaatcaatgtgaaAAATCTTTTAGAGTGAAGAAAGATCTTAttgcacatcagagaatccattctggagagaatcCTTATGAATGTAaacaatgtggaaaggcttttacacgGAAGACCGGTTTTATTcggcatcagagaatccacactggggagaggccttatgaatgtaatcaatgtggaaagacttttacatGGAAGACCGGTTTTATTcggcatcagagaatccacagtGGAGAGAAGccctatgaatgtaatcaatgtggaatgGCTTTTAAATGGAAAACTGGTTTTattcaacatcagagaatccatactggagaaaagccttatgaatgtaatcaatgtggaaagacttttacacAGAAGGGTCATCTTAttgtccatcagagaatccacactgcaGAGAATTCTTATGagtgtaatcaatgtggaaagtcTTTTAGAGTAAGAAACTATCTTAttgcacatcagagaatccacaatCAAGAAAAGCCTTACGAATGTAACCAGTGTAGAAAAACTTTTGCCCAGAAATGTAATCTTgttcaacatcagagaatccacaatggagagaagccttatgaatgtaatcaatgtgaaAAGGCTTTTAGATTGAAAAGAGATTTTATTGGACACCAGAGATTCCATACAGGAGAGAAATTTTAA